A part of Bubalus bubalis isolate 160015118507 breed Murrah chromosome 6, NDDB_SH_1, whole genome shotgun sequence genomic DNA contains:
- the ATG4B gene encoding cysteine protease ATG4B isoform X1 produces MDAATLTYDTLRFAEFEDFPETSEPVWILGRKYSVLTEKDEILADVASRLWFTYRKNFPAIGGTGPTSDTGWGCMLRCGQMIFAQALVCRHLGRDWRWTQRKRQPDSYCSVLQAFLDRKDSCYSIHQIAQMGVGEGKSIGQWYGPNTVAQVLKKLAVFDTWSALAVHVAMDNTVVMADIRRLCRSGPPCAGAEAFPADSERHCNGFPAGAEGGGRAAPWRPLVLLIPLRLGLADVNAAYAGTLKHCFRMPQSLGVIGGKPNSAHYFIGYVGEELIYLDPHTTQPAVAAADRCPIPDESFHCQHPPGRMSITELDPSIAVGFFCKTEDDFNDWCQQVRKTPWDPHPWGRLGRPPARWGPPARGLPAPWPDAQSAGSCRCWEAPCPCLSWWSSSLPTWPVPTSSTCP; encoded by the exons CTACCCTGACCTACGACACGCTCCGATTCGCTGAGTTTGAGGATTTCCCTGAGACCTCGGAGCCTGTCTGGATCCTGGGGAGGAAGTACAGTGTCCTCACAG AAAAGGACGAGATCTTGGCCGATGTGGCATCGAGACTCTGGTTCACGTACAGAAAGAACTTCCCGGCCATCG GGGGCACTGGCCCCACCTCGGACACGGGCTGGGGCTGCATGCTGAGGTGCGGACAGATGATCTTCGCCCAGGCCCTGGTGTGCCGGCACCTGGGCCGCG ACTGGAGGTGGACGCAGCGGAAGAGGCAGCCGGACAGCTACTGCAGCGTCCTGCAGGCGTTCCTGGACAGGAAGGACAGCTGCTACTCCATCCACCAGATAG CACAAATGGGAGTCGGCGAGGGCAAGTCCATTGGCCAGTGGTACGGGCCCAACACCGTCGCCCAAGTCCTCAA GAAGCTGGCTGTCTTCGACACCTGGAGCGCCCTGGCTGTGCACGTGGCAATGGACAACACAGTGGTGATGGCGGATATCA GGAGGTTATGCAGGAGCGGCCCTCCCTGTGCAGGGGCCGAGGCCTTCCCCGCAGACTCAGAGCGGCATTGCAACGGCTTTCCGGCAGGGGCCGAGGGCGGTGGGCGCGCGGCACCCTGGAGACCCTTGGTGCTGCTCATCCCGCTGCGCCTGGGGCTGGCAGACGTCAACGCGGCCTACGCGGGCACGCTCAAG cACTGCTTCCGGATGCCCCAGTCCCTGGGCGTGATCGGAGGGAAGCCCAACAGCGCCCACTACTTCATCGGCTACGTTG GGGAGGAGCTCATCTACCTGGACCCCCACACCACGCAGCCAGCCGTGGCGGCCGCTGACCGCTGCCCGATCCCGGACGAGAGCTTCCATTGCCAGCACCCGCCGGGCAGGATGAGCATCACGGAGCTCGACCCGTCCATTGCCGTG GGGTTCTTCTGTAAGACTGAGGATGACTTTAACGACTGGTGTCAGCAAGTGAGAAAG ACCCCCTGGGATCCGCATCCCTGGGGTCGCCTGGGAAGGCCGCCCGCCCGGTGGGGCCCGCCTGCGCGTGGCCTCCCTGCGCCGTGGCCTGACGCGCAGTCTGCCGGCAGCTGTCGCTGCTGGGAGGCGCCCTGCCCATGTTTGAGCTGGTGGAGCAGCAGCCTTCCCACCTGGCCTGTCCCGACGTCCTCAACTTGTCCTTAG
- the ATG4B gene encoding cysteine protease ATG4B isoform X2, which produces MDAATLTYDTLRFAEFEDFPETSEPVWILGRKYSVLTEKDEILADVASRLWFTYRKNFPAIGGTGPTSDTGWGCMLRCGQMIFAQALVCRHLGRDWRWTQRKRQPDSYCSVLQAFLDRKDSCYSIHQIAQMGVGEGKSIGQWYGPNTVAQVLKKLAVFDTWSALAVHVAMDNTVVMADIRRLCRSGPPCAGAEAFPADSERHCNGFPAGAEGGGRAAPWRPLVLLIPLRLGLADVNAAYAGTLKHCFRMPQSLGVIGGKPNSAHYFIGYVGEELIYLDPHTTQPAVAAADRCPIPDESFHCQHPPGRMSITELDPSIAVGFFCKTEDDFNDWCQQVRKLSLLGGALPMFELVEQQPSHLACPDVLNLSLDSSDAERLERFFDSEDEDFEILSL; this is translated from the exons CTACCCTGACCTACGACACGCTCCGATTCGCTGAGTTTGAGGATTTCCCTGAGACCTCGGAGCCTGTCTGGATCCTGGGGAGGAAGTACAGTGTCCTCACAG AAAAGGACGAGATCTTGGCCGATGTGGCATCGAGACTCTGGTTCACGTACAGAAAGAACTTCCCGGCCATCG GGGGCACTGGCCCCACCTCGGACACGGGCTGGGGCTGCATGCTGAGGTGCGGACAGATGATCTTCGCCCAGGCCCTGGTGTGCCGGCACCTGGGCCGCG ACTGGAGGTGGACGCAGCGGAAGAGGCAGCCGGACAGCTACTGCAGCGTCCTGCAGGCGTTCCTGGACAGGAAGGACAGCTGCTACTCCATCCACCAGATAG CACAAATGGGAGTCGGCGAGGGCAAGTCCATTGGCCAGTGGTACGGGCCCAACACCGTCGCCCAAGTCCTCAA GAAGCTGGCTGTCTTCGACACCTGGAGCGCCCTGGCTGTGCACGTGGCAATGGACAACACAGTGGTGATGGCGGATATCA GGAGGTTATGCAGGAGCGGCCCTCCCTGTGCAGGGGCCGAGGCCTTCCCCGCAGACTCAGAGCGGCATTGCAACGGCTTTCCGGCAGGGGCCGAGGGCGGTGGGCGCGCGGCACCCTGGAGACCCTTGGTGCTGCTCATCCCGCTGCGCCTGGGGCTGGCAGACGTCAACGCGGCCTACGCGGGCACGCTCAAG cACTGCTTCCGGATGCCCCAGTCCCTGGGCGTGATCGGAGGGAAGCCCAACAGCGCCCACTACTTCATCGGCTACGTTG GGGAGGAGCTCATCTACCTGGACCCCCACACCACGCAGCCAGCCGTGGCGGCCGCTGACCGCTGCCCGATCCCGGACGAGAGCTTCCATTGCCAGCACCCGCCGGGCAGGATGAGCATCACGGAGCTCGACCCGTCCATTGCCGTG GGGTTCTTCTGTAAGACTGAGGATGACTTTAACGACTGGTGTCAGCAAGTGAGAAAG CTGTCGCTGCTGGGAGGCGCCCTGCCCATGTTTGAGCTGGTGGAGCAGCAGCCTTCCCACCTGGCCTGTCCCGACGTCCTCAACTTGTCCTTAG attcttctgACGCGGAGCGACTGGAAAGATTCTTTGACTCAGAAGACGAAGACTTTGAGATCCTGTCCCTCTGA
- the ATG4B gene encoding cysteine protease ATG4B isoform X3, translated as MLRCGQMIFAQALVCRHLGRDWRWTQRKRQPDSYCSVLQAFLDRKDSCYSIHQIAQMGVGEGKSIGQWYGPNTVAQVLKKLAVFDTWSALAVHVAMDNTVVMADIRRLCRSGPPCAGAEAFPADSERHCNGFPAGAEGGGRAAPWRPLVLLIPLRLGLADVNAAYAGTLKHCFRMPQSLGVIGGKPNSAHYFIGYVGEELIYLDPHTTQPAVAAADRCPIPDESFHCQHPPGRMSITELDPSIAVGFFCKTEDDFNDWCQQVRKTPWDPHPWGRLGRPPARWGPPARGLPAPWPDAQSAGSCRCWEAPCPCLSWWSSSLPTWPVPTSSTCP; from the exons ATGCTGAGGTGCGGACAGATGATCTTCGCCCAGGCCCTGGTGTGCCGGCACCTGGGCCGCG ACTGGAGGTGGACGCAGCGGAAGAGGCAGCCGGACAGCTACTGCAGCGTCCTGCAGGCGTTCCTGGACAGGAAGGACAGCTGCTACTCCATCCACCAGATAG CACAAATGGGAGTCGGCGAGGGCAAGTCCATTGGCCAGTGGTACGGGCCCAACACCGTCGCCCAAGTCCTCAA GAAGCTGGCTGTCTTCGACACCTGGAGCGCCCTGGCTGTGCACGTGGCAATGGACAACACAGTGGTGATGGCGGATATCA GGAGGTTATGCAGGAGCGGCCCTCCCTGTGCAGGGGCCGAGGCCTTCCCCGCAGACTCAGAGCGGCATTGCAACGGCTTTCCGGCAGGGGCCGAGGGCGGTGGGCGCGCGGCACCCTGGAGACCCTTGGTGCTGCTCATCCCGCTGCGCCTGGGGCTGGCAGACGTCAACGCGGCCTACGCGGGCACGCTCAAG cACTGCTTCCGGATGCCCCAGTCCCTGGGCGTGATCGGAGGGAAGCCCAACAGCGCCCACTACTTCATCGGCTACGTTG GGGAGGAGCTCATCTACCTGGACCCCCACACCACGCAGCCAGCCGTGGCGGCCGCTGACCGCTGCCCGATCCCGGACGAGAGCTTCCATTGCCAGCACCCGCCGGGCAGGATGAGCATCACGGAGCTCGACCCGTCCATTGCCGTG GGGTTCTTCTGTAAGACTGAGGATGACTTTAACGACTGGTGTCAGCAAGTGAGAAAG ACCCCCTGGGATCCGCATCCCTGGGGTCGCCTGGGAAGGCCGCCCGCCCGGTGGGGCCCGCCTGCGCGTGGCCTCCCTGCGCCGTGGCCTGACGCGCAGTCTGCCGGCAGCTGTCGCTGCTGGGAGGCGCCCTGCCCATGTTTGAGCTGGTGGAGCAGCAGCCTTCCCACCTGGCCTGTCCCGACGTCCTCAACTTGTCCTTAG
- the DTYMK gene encoding thymidylate kinase isoform X1 has protein sequence MAGRRGALIVLEGVDRAGKSTQSRKLVDALCAEGHRAELLRFPERSTEIGKLLSSYLEKKSEVEDHSVHLLFSANRWEHVISPWTGVSSRTWASPSPTWSSSCSCSSQRPRRGASLAASATRVAPSSSAPCSASSSSWQTRVCPGRWSTPPEASRTSTGRSARCLRTPSRLPHTGPWGSCGRRRLAPCAPETLVITVLSSPRSHSCFQRSYRGR, from the exons ATGGCGGGCCGGCGCGGCGCGCTCATTGTGCTGGAGGGCGTGGACCGCGCGGGGAAAAGCACCCAGAGCCGCAAGCTGGTGGACGCACTGTGCGCCGAGGGGCACCGCGCCGAGCTGCTGCGCTTCCCCG AAAGATCAACTGAAATTGGCAAGCTGCTCAGCTCCTACTTGGAGAAGAAAAGTGAGGTGGAGGATCACTCGGTGCACCTTCTCTTCTCCGCGAACCGCTGGGAGCACGT AATTTCTCCCTGGACTGGTGTAAGCAGCCGGACGTGGGCCTCCCCAAGCCCGACCTGGTCGTCTTCCTGCAGCTGCAGCTCGCAGAGGCCGCGGCGCGGGGCGAGTTTGGCCGCGAGCGCTACGAGAGTGGCCCCTTCCAGCAGCGCGCCCTGCAGCGCTTCCAGCAGCTCCTGGCAGACCCGAGTCTGCCCTGGAAG ATGGTCAACGCCTCCAGAAGCATCGAGGACGTCCACCGGGAGATCCGCGCGCTGTCTGAGGAcgccatccaggctgccgcacACAGGCCCCTGGGGCAGCTGTGGGCGTAGGAGGCTGGCCCCCTGTGCCCCAGAGACGCTTGTAATCACTGTGCTTTCCTCGCCGAGGTCTCACAGCTGCTTCCAGAGGTCCTATCGGGGCCGCTGA
- the DTYMK gene encoding thymidylate kinase isoform X2, which yields MAGRRGALIVLEGVDRAGKSTQSRKLVDALCAEGHRAELLRFPERSTEIGKLLSSYLEKKSEVEDHSVHLLFSANRWEHVPLMKEKLSQGVTLVVDRYAFSGVAFTSAKENFSLDWCKQPDVGLPKPDLVVFLQLQLAEAAARGEFGRERYESGPFQQRALQRFQQLLADPSLPWKMVNASRSIEDVHREIRALSEDAIQAAAHRPLGQLWA from the exons ATGGCGGGCCGGCGCGGCGCGCTCATTGTGCTGGAGGGCGTGGACCGCGCGGGGAAAAGCACCCAGAGCCGCAAGCTGGTGGACGCACTGTGCGCCGAGGGGCACCGCGCCGAGCTGCTGCGCTTCCCCG AAAGATCAACTGAAATTGGCAAGCTGCTCAGCTCCTACTTGGAGAAGAAAAGTGAGGTGGAGGATCACTCGGTGCACCTTCTCTTCTCCGCGAACCGCTGGGAGCACGT GCCGTTAATGAAGGAGAAGTTGAGCCAGGGCGTCACCCTGGTCGTGGACAGATACGCCTTCTCCGGGGTAGCCTTCACCAGCGCCAAGGAG AATTTCTCCCTGGACTGGTGTAAGCAGCCGGACGTGGGCCTCCCCAAGCCCGACCTGGTCGTCTTCCTGCAGCTGCAGCTCGCAGAGGCCGCGGCGCGGGGCGAGTTTGGCCGCGAGCGCTACGAGAGTGGCCCCTTCCAGCAGCGCGCCCTGCAGCGCTTCCAGCAGCTCCTGGCAGACCCGAGTCTGCCCTGGAAG ATGGTCAACGCCTCCAGAAGCATCGAGGACGTCCACCGGGAGATCCGCGCGCTGTCTGAGGAcgccatccaggctgccgcacACAGGCCCCTGGGGCAGCTGTGGGCGTAG